Genomic window (Blastocatellia bacterium):
GAAAAATTCTTAAAAGAGTTTGTGGAATATCTCTTTCCAGAAGCTTATTTGCAAGTAGATTGTGGAAAGGGTATGAAAGGTATTTATTAAAGCGAAGACTTATTACAACGTAAACAAAGTTTTTTGACATTTTTATTTCTTAAAGCCCCAACGGGGCGATAGATATGTAGTCTACGGTTTCAACCCCATGTATTATTAATTATTTTGTTTACAAAGTATTTATTAAAATAACAGAACTAGACCAATTAAAAATGTTACGTAGAAAAGCTATTTAAATTGCATCACTAAGAGAATTTTATAAGCAAATTCCAAAAGATCAATAATTTACGAAATAACTAGTAAAACTTATGGCACAAGAAATATATATAAGTACGGATGTAGAAACAGATGGGCCAATACCAGGTGTTAATTCAATGCTTAGTTTTGGTTCAGCCGCTTATTTAGCAAATAAAACTTTAATTTCAACTTTTACGGCTAATTTAGAAACCTTGCCTGGTGCAGTTGCAGACCCTAACACTATGGCTTGGTGGCAGACACAGACAGAAGCTTGGGAGGCTTGCCGCAAAAATTTACAAAAGGCTGAAATAGCGATGAAAAACTATCTTGGCTGGTTAAAGAATTTGCCCGGTAAACCTGTTTTTGTTTCTTACCCTGTTGCTTTTGATTTTATGTTTGTTTATTGGTATTTGATTAGATTTACTGGAGAAAGCCCATTTTCCCATTCTGCACTAGATATAAAAACTTATGCTATGGCGATGTTAAAGAAAAATTATCGGGACTCTACTAAACGTAATATGCCAAAAAACTGGTTTGATAGGCTTCCTCATACCCATCAAGCCTTAGATGATGCTATTGAACAAGGTGCTTTGTTTTGCAATATGCTAGCAGAAAATATTAAGCATAAATAAAAACAGCCTCAAGGTTTGAGGCTGTTTTGCTAAATACAAATTTTAATTATATTAACAAATAGTTATTTATTTGGGTTTCGAGGATTTTTAGGCAAATCTTTGATTAATTCTTGACGCTGCCTTATTAAAGCTTCTCGTTGTTGTTTAAACATTTCATTCATTGTTTTTATATTCTCAGCATTTATCTTTTTGTTACGTTCTTGATCTTCTGCTGTTTCTCCTAATACTTGGTTTCCATTTGGAGAAGCACCAGCAGTATTTGCTTCATTTAAGTTAACTAGAGTAGGGTTATTTACATTATTTAGCTCATCATATTGAGCTTGTTGGTAAGCATTATTTTGATAAGCATTACTATTTGCGTAAGAAACACTAACTCCACTTGCACTTTCTTCTTTCATTTTTACGGGCCAACGTACTCCTAAAGCTTGTTTAACATCTTCTAGTTCCATTGTTCCCTTATTGATGGAAATTACTTTCCACTTATTAAAAATAGTGTCATCAACTTTAGCTATAGTAGTTTTAGGGTTATTTGGATTACCACCATTTTCTGCTAACACTGTAGCAGGGTTGCCTTTTGGATCAGTAAAATGACCTATAATCTTAAACAATCGATTAGGATCTTCTGGCTCAAGTACACTAATTTCTAAGGGCTTGGAGAAAAACGATACTTCTTGCCCAGGAACTTTTAGTTCAAAACGTAGCCGCCCAGCCCTATCAAAATAATTCGCTGGAACTAGAGCTTTTATTTCTGAATCGCTAACCAAAATTGTTTGAGCAAAGTTTGGGTTTCCGTTTAAGTACAAGCGCATATTTAATGAAAAATTACTACCACGTACTACAACTTCAAAAGGTTTAGTTTTTGCATAAACAGATGTTGGGCTAACAGAATTTAATACTATTGTTGGTGGCGGTGGTGGCGGTATGGGTGGTGGTGGTGGTGGTGGTGGATAATCAAAAAGATTACGTCCTACTTCTGAACCAGAATTAAGTTTATTTGCTAGAGCATCAACATCTAATGAGACAGGTACATAACCAGCAGTGCTAGCATTTTTATCTTTAGGATTTTGTTCTGTTAAGACTTGATTCCAAGGAACACGCTTAGACTTGTCAGTTTGTGCTGTTGTAGTTGCTTTTTCTGTATTTGGTGCGATGCTAGATGCTGCAAAGAAATATTGATAAGCTAAAATTAAAACTACTGCACCACAAAGAATGCCCAAAACTTTAAGCTTTTTTTGAACATCTTGTTCAGCAGAGGGTTGATTTTTTTTTGATACGCTCATAATTTTTGATTATTGCAATGGTTTTATTTGATTAATATAAAGTTATAGTTATTTGATAATAACTATCTAGATTAGTAACTGCAACTGATTTGTTCTTTGGTCTTGCACGCAATAAAGCTTTGTAAGTTCCAAAAAAGATCTAACTTTAAGCTTAAAAATCATTGTTTACAACACTCCATGCAAGGACATAGCAAACGTAAGTGTTTCCATGTATAAATACCTGTGCTGTGATTATCGCTAAAATAAAACTGCACTCCATATCTACCAACATGTTTTGCATTGTTGATGGATATATCTAAAGGAATTGTTTCTTCGCGGATAATGCGTTTTCCTGTTACTTCATCAATACAACCTGCACAAGTACATTCAAAGCGTAAATATTTAATAGGGAATATACTTATGTGATTATCATCCCAATAAATAGTTAGTTCGGTAGGAGAAGATTTTTTAATTTCTGTTGGTATAGACATATTTTTCCTAAATATTTGCTATTAAAGCTATTTATTTGCTCTGGAAGTAACAATTTCATTTGCTGCTGCCCATTGGTTAATATCTTGACGGTTAATTACTGCTGCCATTAAATCAGGAAATAAGTCTGGAGTACAAGCAAAAGACGGTACACCAAGCCCAGCCATAATTTCAGCCGTTTTATGATCATAATAAGGCGCACCCTGATCATTTAATGCCAGCAATGCAACAAATTGTGTTCCTGCACCAACAATATTTGCTACACGTTTTAGCATCTCTTGTTGGTTTCCTCCCTCATAAAGATCGCTAATTAAAATTAAAATGGTTTCTTCAGGTCTACGGATTAGGGTTTGACAATAGCCTAAAGCCTTGTTTATGTCTGTTCCTCCGCCTAATTGTACACCAAATAAAATGTCTACAGGATCTTGTAAATTATCAGATAGGTCAACTACTGCTGTGTCAAACACTATCATTTTAGTTTGTATCGCAGGAAGCGAGGCTAGAACTGCTCCAAAAATCCCAGAATAAACGACTGATGTTCCCATTGAGCCGCTTTGATCAACACAAAGAATAATATCACGTAAGGAATTACGCTTGCGGCTATAGCCAATGCGAGTTTCTGGAATGATAGTTTTATAGTCTTTTTGATAATTTTTTAGATTATTTCGGATAGTGCGATTCCAATCAATTTCGCTATGACGAGGGCGACGATTACGACTAGAACGGTTAAGGCTTCCCATCACAGCTTGACGCATATTATTAGCTAGTTTGCGTTCTAATTCTTCAACTACACGACGAACAACTACGCGAGCAGTTTCTTTGGTTTTGCCTGGCATAACATTTTTTAGTGCAAGTAAATTAGCTACTAAATCAACATCAGGTTCAACACCTTCTAATAGCTCAGGCTCAAGTAGCAATTGTGTTAAATTTAGTCTTTCTAGTGCATCTTTTTGCATTACTTTAACCACACTAGATGGAAAATACTGACGGATATCACCTAGCCAACGAGCAACTTTTGGAGAGGATGAGCCTAAGCCGCCTTGACGCTCTGAGTCATATAGAGCGTCTAAAGCTTTGTCCATACCAAGATCCTCTGCTCCTAAAGGGCAATCCGTTCCATCTGCCTCATTACCGCCTAAAATTAACCGCCAGCGTCTTAATTTTTCGTCAGTTTGTTGCATAAAATCCTTTTATTTATAAACCTAATAATTTAGCAATTAAAGGTAGAACGCTTTCTGCTCTAGCTTGGTCAAAGTTCGTTGGAGACTCTATTTTTAGCTTAACTTGTTGGGGAGACGTTCCTTTTTTAGCTAATTCTCCTATTTGCCTACGTTCTGCTTTGGGGAAAGTTGAAAAAGTGCGTCTTAGAAGTGGCAAAAGCTGGGTAAAAGTATCTGTATTTAGCGAACAAACCCAAGCGTCTAGCACTGCCCAAAGTTTTGAGTCATGAATTAAGAGTAAACCGCTATCTTTTAAGAAACCTTCTACCCAAGCAGCGGCTTGTACAGGGTCACTTGCTCTAGAAAGAGCTAAATTCATATATTGGGCTGTTTGGTCAGCGGCTATTTCCCTCGCTTCGTAGAGCAGACGACAACATCGCCCAGCTAATAAACCGTGTAAAGAGCGTTTATTAGCTAATTGTTTTAGTACATCATGCCAAATTTTTGTGTGTTCTTTATTTTGCAATAAGTTAATTGTTTGGTTGACTTTAACTATATGCTCAAACATTGCTACTGCTGCATCGTCGTTAAGCGATGAGCAAGCATTAGGTAGACCGATGCAAATTCGGCTAATTAGTCCATCAACTATGTGAGAAACACTGTCCGAGTCGGTTTTGCGAACATTTCCATAGCGCATTACTTGAGCAAGTGCTGGCAATGCTCCCATTAAATGAGTAACATCACTAGTTAAAGAAGCCTTGTCTTCAAGATTTTTAAGCACCTGCTCAACTGCTAAAGGTAGATCGGCTAGGAGTGTATGATCTACTAATTTAGTAAGCTCTACTAGATCGCTAGCTTTGCTAGCTTGGTCACAAACATAAGCATTAGCCGCATTGCTAACAGTATTTCCCCAAACACCTACTTCAATTAGTCGAACTGTAAATTCAGGTTGCCATTCTAGCTTCCAAAGTTCGTGGAATGTCCCTTTTTTGTTGTATTTATTATTTTGTATTTGACCCCAACCAATATTTAGCATTGATAAACGGTGCAATAAATGACTACGGGCTAGGTCTATTTCTTTACGTAGGTCTAGGTCTAAATCTTTACTTGAAGCTTGCATAGCTAAACGCAGACGTTTTTGTTCTTTTAGCAAGTCTTGCTGAATTGGCACCATTGGAGTTTCTGCTGGAATTTCTCCAAGCTGTTCCCCAATTATTAATT
Coding sequences:
- a CDS encoding exonuclease, which gives rise to MAQEIYISTDVETDGPIPGVNSMLSFGSAAYLANKTLISTFTANLETLPGAVADPNTMAWWQTQTEAWEACRKNLQKAEIAMKNYLGWLKNLPGKPVFVSYPVAFDFMFVYWYLIRFTGESPFSHSALDIKTYAMAMLKKNYRDSTKRNMPKNWFDRLPHTHQALDDAIEQGALFCNMLAENIKHK
- a CDS encoding DUF971 domain-containing protein, giving the protein MSIPTEIKKSSPTELTIYWDDNHISIFPIKYLRFECTCAGCIDEVTGKRIIREETIPLDISINNAKHVGRYGVQFYFSDNHSTGIYTWKHLRLLCPCMECCKQ
- a CDS encoding VWA domain-containing protein, with the translated sequence MQQTDEKLRRWRLILGGNEADGTDCPLGAEDLGMDKALDALYDSERQGGLGSSSPKVARWLGDIRQYFPSSVVKVMQKDALERLNLTQLLLEPELLEGVEPDVDLVANLLALKNVMPGKTKETARVVVRRVVEELERKLANNMRQAVMGSLNRSSRNRRPRHSEIDWNRTIRNNLKNYQKDYKTIIPETRIGYSRKRNSLRDIILCVDQSGSMGTSVVYSGIFGAVLASLPAIQTKMIVFDTAVVDLSDNLQDPVDILFGVQLGGGTDINKALGYCQTLIRRPEETILILISDLYEGGNQQEMLKRVANIVGAGTQFVALLALNDQGAPYYDHKTAEIMAGLGVPSFACTPDLFPDLMAAVINRQDINQWAAANEIVTSRANK